In Deltaproteobacteria bacterium, a genomic segment contains:
- a CDS encoding DHH family phosphoesterase, protein MSLNKEQLADIARRLGACKKVLVSTHISPDSDAIGSSFALALALRLLGIEVVVYLFDVFPERMEPFRSGVSPIHSIPEKEFDAFVGLDAATANRFGDDFELLLKRASLTFNLDHHVSNSNWAEINYVDCEAAASAQIVFSLIKELGVSVDTEMANLLYAGLADDTGSFRYSNVNEKVFMCAAEIVRCGAQPERVSNWLYYSVPARVMQLRALAMEVTNIILDGQVGMVVVTKEMLDRCGATAQDSEGIIDDVRALRGTIGAVFMRETDDGWKLSLRSKASCLNVQDIAAVFGGGGHYAAAGCRMRGSREDVERKIVAELEKHLCRFQKVT, encoded by the coding sequence GTGAGTTTGAACAAAGAGCAATTAGCAGATATTGCGAGGCGCTTAGGTGCTTGTAAAAAAGTGCTGGTGAGCACTCATATTTCTCCCGATTCAGATGCAATTGGTTCGAGCTTTGCTCTCGCATTGGCCTTGCGTTTGCTTGGCATAGAGGTGGTAGTTTACCTCTTCGATGTCTTTCCAGAACGGATGGAGCCTTTTAGATCTGGGGTCTCTCCAATTCATTCGATTCCAGAGAAAGAATTCGACGCCTTTGTGGGTTTGGATGCTGCAACGGCTAATCGCTTTGGGGACGATTTTGAGCTCTTGCTCAAAAGAGCAAGCCTCACGTTTAACTTGGATCATCATGTTTCAAATTCCAATTGGGCCGAGATTAATTACGTCGACTGCGAAGCAGCGGCTAGTGCGCAAATTGTTTTTTCTCTAATTAAAGAGCTTGGCGTAAGTGTAGATACTGAAATGGCGAATCTCTTGTATGCTGGTCTAGCCGACGATACTGGGAGTTTTAGGTATTCAAACGTCAATGAGAAGGTTTTTATGTGCGCTGCTGAGATCGTTAGATGTGGGGCGCAGCCTGAGCGCGTTTCAAATTGGCTGTATTATTCCGTTCCAGCTAGAGTGATGCAACTAAGAGCCTTAGCTATGGAAGTGACGAACATTATTCTCGATGGCCAGGTTGGCATGGTTGTCGTTACGAAGGAGATGCTCGATAGGTGCGGTGCCACTGCTCAGGATTCGGAAGGCATCATCGATGACGTGAGAGCTCTGCGCGGAACCATAGGAGCTGTTTTTATGCGCGAAACCGATGATGGCTGGAAGCTAAGTTTAAGGTCCAAGGCTAGTTGCCTTAACGTACAGGACATTGCAGCAGTTTTTGGCGGTGGCGGACACTACGCAGCAGCGGGATGCAGGATGCGCGGCAGTAGAGAGGATGTTGAAAGGAAAATTGTCGCCGAGCTCGAAAAGCATCTATGCCGTTTCCAGAAAGTGACTTAA
- the infB gene encoding translation initiation factor IF-2, protein MSNIRVYELAKELGLENKAVIELCAQLGIGGKSSHSNSLSDDEADRVRRSVIREAVSSSAEDTVRDVKMKNGSGIERRMGNVIRRRKKSEDEAPEGARLDLAISSSRVDDLRGDLPNYLDERRTREEALAQANALFERSSDNEQEEEEVEQPIEEKKWSLRSPNLTEISSPEVTGAAQQALVPEDAQSREQHAVLNNGASSEELGDSEVGAIGIFQEQEPATVDGAEISGEEDPLDEVRRRHDVRALKVLGKIALPEKAPAEKKPAVKKVKIVEELEEEVSPSAHKPGKHTRKWADGGAKLDRGGLKPKKQVLKKDELLDYETDRDVWRKGRDRKPKKGRADVLVQKAEVRESGPTRASKLVVKIDSEISVGELAKNMGAKVGDVITKLMSLGVMAGVNQLIDFDTATVVASEFGFTTANTGHDEEEFLSELKKADESALLVTRPPVVTVMGHVDHGKTSLLDAIRKTSVSEREAGGITQHIGAYNVRAPNGQFVTFIDTPGHEAFTAMRGRGAKVTDVVVLVVAADDGVMPQTIEAINHARAAEVPIVVAVNKIDKEGANIDFVKRQLADQGLIPEDWGGQVMFVPVSARTRQGIDELLEGILLQSEMLELKANPDRAGYGVVIESMLDRGRGAVITVLVKNGTLREGDVFLVGATTGKIKALWSHDGVRVKEVGPGFPVEVLGVSDTPEAGDEIFVMADEAQARQVAEHRALRKRNKELAQKGAVRGAMSLETFSEMMKQGAVHELPVIVKADTQGSVEALKESLGNLQRNDVQVKVIHAGVGGINESDIQLAHSSRAVVVGFNVRFESGASDMADKYGVDVRFFRVIYELLDSLTSAMLGLLAPTYKEKSLGRAEVRTTFKVPRLGTIAGSYVLNGIIERGANVRLIRDSRVVFEGKMASLRRFKDDVKEVGSGYECGIGIDGYSDIKDGDIIEVYKLEEVRPT, encoded by the coding sequence GTTATCGAGTTATGTGCGCAGCTAGGTATCGGCGGCAAGAGTTCTCATTCCAACTCGTTAAGCGACGATGAAGCAGATCGCGTGCGCCGTTCGGTAATTCGCGAGGCCGTGAGTAGCAGTGCCGAGGACACGGTGCGAGACGTCAAGATGAAAAATGGCTCAGGCATTGAACGTCGCATGGGCAATGTCATTAGGCGCAGAAAAAAAAGCGAGGACGAGGCTCCAGAGGGTGCGAGGTTAGACTTGGCTATTTCGAGCAGTCGTGTGGATGACTTGCGAGGTGACCTGCCGAATTATTTGGATGAGCGACGAACGCGCGAGGAGGCATTGGCCCAAGCAAACGCGCTTTTTGAACGGTCTAGCGATAATGAGCAGGAGGAAGAAGAGGTTGAGCAGCCGATTGAAGAAAAAAAATGGTCGCTCAGGTCGCCAAACCTAACTGAGATTAGCAGCCCAGAGGTTACTGGCGCAGCTCAGCAGGCGTTGGTTCCTGAGGATGCTCAATCTCGAGAACAGCATGCAGTTCTAAATAATGGAGCTAGCAGCGAGGAATTAGGTGACTCGGAGGTAGGGGCGATAGGTATTTTCCAGGAGCAAGAACCTGCGACAGTAGATGGTGCTGAGATTAGTGGTGAGGAAGATCCACTGGATGAAGTTAGGCGTCGGCACGATGTTAGGGCGTTAAAAGTTCTTGGAAAAATCGCCCTGCCAGAAAAGGCGCCTGCTGAGAAGAAACCGGCTGTAAAAAAAGTAAAAATTGTTGAGGAATTAGAGGAGGAGGTATCGCCGTCTGCGCACAAGCCTGGAAAGCATACGCGTAAATGGGCCGATGGAGGTGCAAAGCTGGATCGCGGCGGCCTTAAACCAAAGAAACAAGTTCTAAAGAAGGACGAACTACTGGATTACGAGACGGATCGCGACGTATGGCGAAAAGGTCGAGATAGAAAACCTAAAAAGGGAAGGGCGGATGTATTGGTTCAAAAGGCCGAGGTTCGCGAGTCTGGTCCAACGAGGGCCTCTAAATTGGTGGTTAAGATCGATTCGGAAATTTCCGTTGGCGAGCTCGCAAAAAACATGGGAGCAAAGGTCGGCGATGTTATTACTAAGCTAATGAGCTTGGGCGTAATGGCCGGCGTAAATCAATTGATCGATTTCGATACCGCTACTGTCGTGGCGAGCGAATTTGGGTTTACTACAGCCAATACCGGCCATGATGAAGAGGAGTTTTTGTCTGAGCTTAAAAAGGCCGATGAAAGTGCGCTTCTGGTAACTCGGCCACCGGTTGTTACCGTCATGGGCCACGTAGATCACGGTAAGACTTCCTTGCTCGATGCTATTCGCAAGACTTCCGTTAGCGAGCGGGAAGCTGGAGGAATTACTCAGCACATAGGGGCGTACAATGTGCGCGCTCCCAATGGTCAATTCGTGACTTTTATCGACACTCCGGGGCACGAGGCTTTTACGGCTATGCGCGGTCGCGGTGCTAAGGTTACTGACGTCGTGGTGCTCGTAGTTGCTGCCGATGACGGCGTAATGCCTCAAACTATTGAAGCGATTAATCACGCGCGCGCAGCTGAAGTTCCAATAGTTGTGGCTGTTAATAAGATAGACAAGGAAGGTGCCAATATCGATTTCGTCAAGAGACAGCTTGCCGATCAGGGTTTAATTCCAGAGGATTGGGGAGGACAGGTGATGTTTGTCCCGGTATCGGCGCGCACGCGACAGGGTATCGATGAGTTACTAGAGGGCATTTTGTTGCAGTCAGAGATGCTCGAGCTTAAGGCAAACCCAGATAGAGCAGGCTACGGCGTCGTCATTGAATCGATGTTAGATAGAGGACGCGGCGCGGTCATTACAGTTTTGGTGAAAAATGGGACGTTAAGGGAAGGCGATGTGTTTTTAGTAGGGGCTACTACTGGTAAAATAAAAGCCTTATGGTCGCATGATGGCGTTAGGGTTAAGGAGGTGGGCCCAGGCTTTCCGGTCGAAGTGTTAGGAGTTTCGGACACCCCAGAAGCGGGAGATGAGATTTTCGTCATGGCGGATGAGGCGCAAGCGCGGCAGGTGGCGGAGCACAGGGCGCTACGCAAGCGCAATAAAGAGCTGGCGCAGAAGGGGGCTGTTCGCGGCGCAATGAGCCTGGAGACGTTTTCGGAAATGATGAAGCAGGGAGCTGTGCATGAGTTGCCAGTTATCGTAAAGGCCGATACCCAAGGCTCAGTTGAGGCGCTTAAGGAATCGCTTGGCAACCTGCAAAGAAACGATGTGCAGGTAAAGGTCATACATGCGGGGGTCGGTGGTATTAACGAAAGCGATATACAGCTCGCTCATTCTTCGCGTGCTGTGGTTGTCGGCTTTAACGTGCGCTTTGAATCCGGGGCTAGCGACATGGCTGATAAGTATGGAGTTGACGTGCGCTTCTTTAGAGTTATTTACGAGTTATTAGACTCTCTTACGAGTGCAATGCTTGGGCTTTTGGCGCCGACCTACAAGGAAAAGTCGCTCGGTCGAGCTGAGGTAAGGACTACTTTTAAGGTTCCAAGACTTGGCACCATTGCAGGGTCTTACGTCTTAAACGGCATTATCGAGAGGGGTGCAAATGTGCGTTTGATTAGAGATAGTCGGGTGGTGTTTGAGGGAAAAATGGCGAGCCTTAGGAGATTTAAGGACGATGTCAAAGAGGTGGGTAGTGGGTATGAATGTGGAATTGGAATTGATGGCTACTCGGATATCAAGGATGGGGATATTATCGAAGTATATAAACTCGAAGAAGTAAGGCCAACTTAG
- a CDS encoding VCBS repeat-containing protein, whose protein sequence is MKVSKNSFGALGLSILFLFSAIAPSSLAAESVQLSSVSPATLSAMAAAARQYRAIGVATAVTFNLATQDGDVEVRIEPHDIRAHGYIAQTLSARGVELDDAAYATDLFTGTVDTGIATDFARFALVSRADTGEKRLSGYVRANDLYYSVEATDNSNEKLSVEMVKPEQLREMAIRCGVSVSHYYQNDELQRSYEPLSATLRQAQIATEADYEYVQTLGSSGSANAEILAILNGVDGLYRSQLGVTLVVTFQNAWTTSSDPYSSTSPDTSLDEFLMYWESRFRGSVNYDLAHLWSGKDYDDSVAGLAYVSAICSSFAYGTGQYFSTRSLTVPLAAHEIGHNFGAGHDNCSNGQEYIMCPFLISDVATFSTSSISQISSVVSGSDCLTTIDDPGVPSEPSPPVLGAIGSRSVAEGSTLSFTLSATDVNGGSLAFSADSLPSGATLSGANFSYTAPYSAVSGGSWTAERIVTFTVTDSTGLSDSEAVVITIQNTNRAPEFGSSALSYDVSEGEKLEFVVAASDSDGDILAFSAPNGLPGGASLGFLDGSFSWVPSGSQSGDYSVVVQVRDVFGETDTTTITIDVSDAPGVDEGPSSHIFGDYTGEGRSQVSVYRPSTSEWYFETFGFGSARLPASTSFGLSGDVPVPADYNGDNITDVAVFRPSLSMWFVRNSGSEAMTTLSFGLDGDLPAPGDFDGDGRADFAVFRPAIGAFIYRKSSDGVSDVIASIGARGDIPVPCDYDGNGDDEVAVYRPSTGTWLVNGSGETQFGLDYDIPVPADYDGDGDCDIAVWRPITGEWYVSGSLSSIQFGLGGDVPSPQDMDGDGDADLVVYRPGVATWYWRADDSSAASHAFGLPTDVVSLVESRYYAMRNSQKSGTAGLSGGIDYVGLFVDSTDRLYSVGLGGISNIGVSAGSDSHILRGDYNGDGVADIAVYSGGFWTFYYLSGSFQVIGLNTAAWGTSGDKPVAADFDGDGKADIAIYRPVGALGVGEWWIIRSQNGLPMVFTWGLSIDVPVPADFNGDGWDDAAVWRPADGNWYVLDARSAAPLAVTQWGLPGDAPRVGDFDSDGRIDRAIWRESLGMWFLLYSGGNYGVFQWGLPGDIPVAGHFTSSASSDFGVYRASNKTLYIRSVQGAQYTVSAASVLGAHSGVPVAETPFYPLP, encoded by the coding sequence ATGAAGGTTTCAAAAAACAGTTTTGGGGCTTTGGGTCTTTCAATTTTATTTCTCTTTTCTGCCATTGCTCCCTCATCCCTTGCCGCTGAGTCGGTGCAACTTAGTAGCGTGTCGCCTGCTACATTGTCAGCAATGGCGGCGGCCGCAAGGCAATATAGAGCTATCGGCGTAGCAACTGCTGTGACCTTTAATTTAGCAACTCAAGATGGCGATGTGGAGGTGCGCATTGAGCCACACGACATTCGCGCCCACGGATATATTGCGCAAACGCTAAGTGCTAGGGGTGTCGAGCTGGATGATGCCGCATATGCGACGGATTTGTTTACTGGCACAGTAGATACAGGGATTGCAACCGATTTTGCCCGCTTTGCACTGGTGTCGCGGGCGGATACGGGAGAAAAGCGGTTAAGTGGCTATGTCAGGGCAAATGATTTGTACTACAGTGTAGAGGCAACCGATAATAGCAACGAAAAGCTTTCGGTCGAGATGGTCAAGCCCGAGCAGCTACGGGAAATGGCCATCCGCTGCGGAGTAAGTGTATCGCACTATTACCAAAACGATGAGTTGCAGAGGAGCTATGAGCCATTGTCGGCTACGCTCCGCCAGGCACAAATTGCCACTGAGGCCGATTACGAATATGTGCAGACATTAGGGAGCAGTGGTAGCGCCAACGCTGAGATATTAGCGATTTTGAATGGAGTGGACGGCCTTTATCGGTCGCAGTTAGGGGTTACTTTGGTGGTTACGTTTCAAAATGCCTGGACCACAAGTTCTGACCCATATTCGAGCACCTCGCCAGATACGTCCCTGGATGAGTTTTTAATGTATTGGGAGTCGCGTTTCCGAGGGTCAGTTAATTACGATTTAGCTCACTTGTGGTCGGGTAAGGATTACGATGATAGCGTTGCTGGGTTGGCGTACGTTAGCGCAATTTGTAGCAGCTTTGCCTACGGAACCGGACAATACTTTAGCACGCGCTCTTTGACGGTTCCTTTGGCCGCCCATGAGATAGGACACAATTTTGGCGCTGGGCACGACAATTGTAGCAACGGGCAAGAATACATAATGTGCCCCTTCCTAATCTCTGATGTGGCGACTTTTTCGACTTCAAGTATTAGTCAGATATCTTCTGTGGTTTCTGGATCTGATTGCTTGACTACTATCGACGACCCCGGCGTGCCTAGCGAACCTAGTCCGCCCGTTCTGGGAGCAATCGGCTCGCGTTCCGTTGCTGAGGGCTCTACGTTGAGCTTTACACTTTCGGCAACTGATGTGAATGGGGGCTCGCTTGCGTTTTCGGCTGATTCTCTTCCAAGTGGAGCTACTTTAAGCGGAGCCAATTTTTCGTATACTGCTCCATATAGCGCAGTTAGCGGCGGGAGCTGGACGGCCGAGAGAATTGTTACGTTTACCGTTACCGATTCTACTGGATTAAGCGACAGCGAGGCGGTAGTAATAACTATTCAAAATACAAATCGCGCCCCAGAGTTTGGCTCCTCAGCCTTATCTTATGACGTGTCGGAAGGAGAGAAACTAGAGTTTGTCGTCGCCGCTAGCGATTCCGATGGGGATATTCTAGCATTTTCGGCCCCCAATGGGTTACCAGGTGGAGCATCGCTCGGGTTCTTAGACGGTTCATTTAGCTGGGTGCCGAGCGGTAGCCAAAGTGGAGATTATTCGGTCGTAGTGCAAGTTAGGGATGTGTTTGGAGAAACCGACACTACGACCATAACGATTGATGTGTCCGACGCTCCAGGCGTAGATGAGGGACCAAGTTCTCATATTTTTGGCGACTATACTGGCGAAGGCCGTTCACAGGTTTCGGTTTATCGCCCCTCTACGAGTGAGTGGTATTTTGAAACATTTGGGTTTGGCTCGGCTAGGCTGCCCGCTTCAACATCTTTTGGCCTTAGTGGCGACGTTCCGGTGCCGGCTGATTACAACGGCGACAACATTACTGATGTAGCGGTTTTTCGCCCTTCTCTTAGTATGTGGTTTGTCAGAAATTCGGGCAGTGAAGCCATGACAACGCTTTCTTTTGGTTTGGATGGCGATTTGCCCGCTCCAGGAGATTTTGATGGAGATGGTCGAGCTGATTTTGCAGTTTTTCGCCCTGCCATAGGAGCATTCATTTACCGAAAGTCCAGCGATGGCGTTAGCGACGTAATCGCTAGCATCGGAGCAAGAGGGGACATTCCAGTTCCATGTGATTACGATGGGAATGGTGACGATGAAGTCGCCGTATATAGGCCGAGTACTGGTACGTGGTTGGTAAATGGCAGCGGGGAAACCCAGTTCGGCTTGGATTACGATATACCTGTGCCTGCTGACTACGATGGCGACGGCGACTGCGATATTGCAGTATGGCGTCCAATAACGGGAGAGTGGTATGTAAGTGGTTCCTTATCTAGTATACAGTTTGGTCTCGGTGGCGATGTCCCATCGCCACAAGATATGGACGGCGACGGAGACGCCGACCTAGTCGTATATCGTCCTGGTGTCGCTACCTGGTACTGGCGTGCTGATGACTCAAGTGCAGCATCTCATGCCTTTGGCTTGCCTACGGATGTAGTTAGTCTTGTCGAGAGCCGATATTACGCAATGCGAAATAGTCAAAAGAGCGGCACTGCGGGGCTTTCAGGCGGGATAGATTATGTGGGGCTTTTTGTTGATTCAACGGATCGACTGTACTCAGTTGGTCTTGGCGGCATCAGCAACATCGGAGTTAGTGCTGGCTCGGACTCGCACATTTTGCGCGGAGATTATAACGGAGATGGAGTAGCTGATATTGCCGTATATAGCGGGGGGTTCTGGACGTTCTATTACCTCTCTGGCTCTTTTCAAGTTATTGGCCTTAACACCGCCGCCTGGGGCACATCTGGCGATAAACCCGTAGCGGCTGATTTTGACGGCGATGGCAAGGCGGACATTGCGATTTATCGGCCTGTTGGCGCTTTAGGAGTTGGCGAGTGGTGGATAATTCGCTCGCAAAATGGCTTGCCGATGGTTTTTACCTGGGGACTATCAATCGACGTACCAGTGCCGGCAGATTTTAACGGTGATGGCTGGGATGACGCGGCGGTTTGGCGTCCGGCAGACGGAAATTGGTATGTTTTGGACGCTCGCTCTGCTGCGCCATTAGCGGTTACACAATGGGGCCTGCCAGGAGATGCGCCGCGGGTGGGTGATTTCGATAGCGATGGCCGTATAGATAGAGCCATTTGGAGAGAGAGTTTAGGCATGTGGTTTCTGCTTTATTCTGGAGGAAATTACGGTGTCTTCCAATGGGGACTACCTGGCGACATTCCCGTGGCTGGTCATTTTACGTCTTCGGCAAGCAGCGATTTTGGAGTTTATAGAGCGTCTAATAAAACCCTATACATCCGCTCTGTTCAGGGGGCACAATATACTGTTTCTGCCGCATCTGTTCTTGGGGCACATAGCGGAGTGCCAGTGGCAGAAACGCCGTTTTATCCTTTGCCGTAG
- a CDS encoding PAS domain-containing protein → MAIPNVKPLDRERTFAIEELFFSTTDAKGIIRYGNKVFSRVAGYELEKLIGEPHNIIRHPDMPRAVFQLLWDTIQADRPIVAYVKNMAKDGSYYWVLASVLPCKGGYLSIRIKPSSPIFDVVKAVYADVLATERAVEADGEPNALKRGIQAGLARTLELLKSKGFNSYDEFMWAIFSTEMLSRRQAIEANDKPDKKASTSFSNGAKRSDTPAIDANHKLRGLLETCKSLDNHLNTLFGNVGNFENLNKQLLHKSTFILKLAESLRRFSLNAVVEACRLQDTGAALTVVAETMGRSSNEGSAAVKQLTTSIASLSSSLGELTFDLIVPKLQVEMICVFVKELLDEHTAATEQSSQSEKNDCAIREHIELLVDTLLVRLKKISPLLNMLNSDLNAMNQQIADLQRFVKALRFIQFSGTVEAARCEDAKSFALIFDEALKQIDEAHNELAKFAEIVSTNLQQTKTFEAVNRNINSESEGLQTLI, encoded by the coding sequence ATGGCAATCCCAAACGTTAAACCTCTAGACAGGGAAAGGACATTTGCAATCGAGGAGCTGTTCTTTTCAACTACTGATGCCAAGGGAATTATTCGCTATGGCAATAAAGTGTTTTCGAGAGTTGCTGGTTACGAGCTTGAAAAACTGATTGGAGAGCCTCACAACATCATACGGCATCCAGATATGCCGAGAGCGGTGTTTCAGTTATTGTGGGACACTATTCAGGCAGATAGACCAATAGTTGCCTATGTAAAGAACATGGCTAAAGATGGAAGCTATTACTGGGTGTTAGCAAGCGTTCTTCCGTGCAAGGGTGGATATTTGTCGATTCGCATCAAACCATCTAGTCCAATATTCGATGTCGTTAAGGCCGTATATGCTGATGTCCTCGCGACTGAAAGGGCCGTAGAGGCTGACGGTGAGCCGAATGCGCTCAAGCGTGGAATTCAGGCTGGATTGGCGCGAACACTCGAGTTGCTAAAATCCAAGGGATTTAATAGCTACGACGAATTTATGTGGGCTATTTTTTCCACAGAAATGCTGTCTAGACGTCAGGCTATAGAAGCAAATGATAAACCCGATAAGAAGGCTTCAACCAGCTTCTCAAATGGAGCTAAAAGGAGCGATACTCCAGCGATTGACGCTAATCACAAGCTTCGTGGTTTGTTAGAAACGTGTAAAAGCCTAGATAATCACCTAAACACCCTTTTTGGCAACGTAGGTAATTTTGAAAATCTAAACAAGCAACTGTTGCATAAATCCACCTTTATCCTAAAACTTGCCGAATCGCTAAGGCGTTTCTCACTCAATGCCGTTGTAGAGGCTTGTCGCCTACAGGACACAGGTGCGGCGCTTACGGTAGTAGCTGAGACCATGGGTCGAAGTTCTAACGAAGGCTCAGCTGCCGTAAAGCAGTTAACGACTAGCATCGCCTCCCTAAGCAGTTCTTTGGGAGAATTGACCTTTGATCTAATCGTTCCAAAGCTTCAAGTGGAGATGATTTGTGTGTTTGTTAAGGAGCTATTGGACGAACATACTGCTGCCACAGAGCAGTCGTCGCAGAGTGAAAAAAACGATTGCGCCATAAGGGAGCATATAGAGCTTCTGGTGGATACATTGTTAGTAAGACTTAAAAAGATATCTCCGCTTCTCAACATGTTAAATAGCGACCTAAACGCTATGAATCAGCAGATTGCGGACTTGCAGAGGTTTGTGAAGGCTCTTCGCTTTATACAGTTTTCGGGAACTGTCGAAGCTGCCCGCTGCGAAGATGCGAAGTCATTTGCCCTAATATTTGACGAGGCGTTAAAGCAAATAGATGAGGCCCATAACGAATTAGCGAAATTTGCCGAGATAGTCTCGACGAATTTGCAGCAAACAAAAACGTTTGAGGCAGTAAACCGCAACATCAATTCTGAAAGCGAAGGTCTTCAGACCTTAATTTAA
- the truB gene encoding tRNA pseudouridine(55) synthase TruB — MSQVVPQSGALLVDKPEGLTSSAVVQKIKARFGFKRLGHAGTLDPIATGLLVVLFGKATRLQSLLLEGKKSYEGVFLLGRATDTDDISGNTISEDCELEPLRTACARDRGIERELERAFVGEILQVPPEYSAIKIAGQRSYKLARQGEKVVLSGRTVTIHAMSLEFIDAPYELAYRMTVSKGTYVRAVARDIGKYLGVPACVKSIRRVASCNFLVSEAVTLERLLEAPLIPNWFLDMERLVEHLPRITFEERDSQLLKMGNQNPLRTTPAIESAAAIASGNAEVAALFDNFNHFFGLARKVGAKDGQRWELSLIV; from the coding sequence GTGTCGCAAGTAGTTCCTCAAAGTGGTGCGTTACTCGTAGATAAACCAGAAGGTCTTACGTCGTCTGCTGTGGTTCAGAAAATCAAAGCGCGCTTTGGCTTCAAGCGGCTTGGCCACGCCGGCACATTGGATCCTATTGCTACTGGCCTGCTCGTAGTCTTGTTTGGCAAAGCTACTCGCCTGCAATCGCTTCTGCTTGAAGGGAAAAAGAGTTATGAAGGTGTCTTTTTGCTAGGGAGAGCTACCGATACAGATGATATTAGTGGCAACACAATTAGTGAGGATTGCGAATTAGAACCTCTTCGCACAGCTTGCGCGAGAGATAGAGGTATCGAGCGCGAGCTCGAGAGAGCATTTGTTGGGGAGATTCTCCAGGTTCCACCAGAGTACTCGGCTATAAAAATCGCTGGCCAGAGAAGCTACAAGTTAGCGCGTCAAGGCGAAAAGGTGGTTCTTTCCGGACGCACAGTTACTATTCATGCCATGTCGCTAGAATTTATTGACGCACCATATGAACTCGCTTACAGGATGACTGTGTCTAAGGGCACGTATGTTAGGGCTGTTGCGCGAGATATTGGCAAGTATTTGGGAGTTCCAGCGTGCGTTAAGAGCATTAGAAGAGTTGCGTCGTGCAACTTCTTAGTTAGCGAGGCTGTAACTTTGGAGAGATTGCTCGAAGCGCCATTAATACCGAACTGGTTTCTGGATATGGAGCGATTGGTAGAGCATCTTCCACGAATTACTTTTGAGGAAAGGGATTCTCAGCTTCTAAAAATGGGAAATCAAAACCCGCTTAGGACAACTCCTGCTATAGAGTCGGCAGCTGCAATCGCTTCAGGGAATGCTGAGGTAGCAGCTCTTTTTGATAACTTTAACCACTTCTTTGGCTTAGCTCGCAAGGTAGGGGCTAAGGACGGCCAAAGGTGGGAGCTTTCTTTGATCGTCTAA
- the rbfA gene encoding 30S ribosome-binding factor RbfA produces the protein MYKKERKTERVHAFLAEEIRRLGDPCLGFISITGIKLSPDGRVARIYWSYFGAIGNSANESAFLNREEIAAVDAALKKATKFLRRRIGEELELRYVPELIFEYDSSVETGARIDMLLEKAGL, from the coding sequence ATGTATAAGAAAGAGAGAAAGACCGAGAGAGTGCACGCCTTTTTAGCCGAGGAGATAAGAAGGCTTGGCGATCCCTGTTTGGGTTTTATTAGTATTACGGGAATAAAGCTGTCGCCAGACGGAAGAGTTGCGCGCATTTACTGGAGCTATTTTGGCGCAATTGGGAACTCTGCTAATGAGTCGGCTTTTTTGAATCGCGAGGAAATTGCGGCAGTTGACGCAGCCTTAAAAAAAGCTACAAAATTTTTGCGTCGGCGAATCGGTGAAGAGCTCGAACTTAGATACGTGCCAGAGTTGATTTTTGAGTATGACAGTTCCGTAGAAACCGGAGCGCGTATAGATATGTTGCTCGAAAAGGCGGGTTTGTGA